TTGCGGGACATCATCAATGCTGTTCTCGGTGTGATCATCGGGGTCATTTTAGGAGACCCTCTAAAGGAGGCTTGGGGGAAATTTGTCAAATACATGAAGCGCCTCCTTGCAAAGCCAAAAACTATTAAAGATCCCTCATATTTTACCATTGGGAATGAAACTACTTCGTTTATTGTTTGTGACGGAGATGGCGTTATGACCTACTCTCCTGAAAATATTGAAACAAGAGTAAACAACCATGCAGTTGAGCTTCCCAGTGATTTAAAAATTTTGAGGAGAGAAATAGAAAAAGCGGAAGATGCAAAGAAACAACGGGGGGAAAGCTACAGTTGGAATGGACCTTTGCTCTCTCTCGAAAAATATTCAATTCTACGAACAAAAGTGAATGAGGATATGAAAGTCATTTTTTCGTTCGTTCCTTCAGATTATTATACATTTAAAGCGTTAAATATGAATCTAGATAAACAACTTCCTTCCGGTTATACAATCCGAGAGAAATACTTGGCCGGAAACACAGTTAGGCAACCAATCCCAGCGCTAGCAAACGGCGTTGGCGTAGCCATCACTGTCATTACTTCAGACAATTACGTCATTTTAACCAAACGATCGCCTGAAAGCGGGGTGCGGCCAAACGAGTTGGATATTAGCGTTGTCGAAGCAATCCATCCTTCCCACGACCGTAAAGCGGTAGGACAAGGGCCGGACCTATTTAATACTGCTGTACGTGGCGCAGAAGAGGAGCTAGGCGTTGTCATCCCTAGGGAAAATATAAAATTTCTTGGGTTCGGTGTAGATGAACAATACTATCAATGGAATATCATCGGCATTGCGCACTGTAAAGAAAAAGCCGAAGAAATTATGAAACAACGCAGCAGAGGAATCCCAGGGAAATGGGAAATGGAACAAATACTCTTCATTCCGTTTAAAATTAGGGACGTATTATATACTATCAAAAATGAAAAAATGTGGTCCACAGCAAAAGTTGCTCTATACTGGTCACTCGTCTTTGAATATACAAAAAGAGGAGTAGATAAGGAAGCAGAAAAGCTGTTCAAATAATCCATTATTCGCAGAGAGAATATGCCTTGAAGGAATGTCTTTTCTAAAAGAGCAGGAAAAGAAGCAACCCAAGCAAAAATAGAAGGTCACCATTGCAACACAACGAAGAGCGCCCTCCACTGGCGCCCTTCCTCATTTCTATAGCAAATTGAGCAACGCCTTTTTGTTCGCTTGCACTTGGTCGTTCAACGCCTTGACTTTTTCTTTTAACTTCTGAATGTCTGCGTTGTTGGCGCCGACTTTCTTTTCAAGGGCGCGAATTTCATTCGTCACCGCCCGCAGCTGGTTGGACAGCGCGATGAGCTGGCCGATGAGGCCATCAATTTGCTCTTGTTTTTCTTCATCGAGTTCCTCTTGGTCTTCACCAACAGGTTGTGGAGAATTCGGAGACGGCGCCTCCGTTACCGTTTGCCCACTGGAAGCTGGAGCGGCAGCGTCATTGGCCGCTATGGCTTGTCCACTCGGAGCGTCAGTTGCCGCTGTGACTTCTGTCGGTTGAGAAGCAGACGGCTCGCCCGTTGGCAACGAATCAGCAGGCGTCGTTTGCGTGTCCGTTGCCGATTCCGCTTCGCTCAATGCTTGAATGCGAACGGTCACTTTGTCTAGCCGCTCTTCAATTTGGCCTACTTTTTTATGTAACTGCGCCAACTTTTGCGCAAGCCATTTTTGTTGCTTGGACGATTCCTGTTTTTTCTTCGCCTCTGTTTCCTTTTGTTCCGTCTTCTTCTTGACGACGACTTCCACTTTCTTCACCATCGTTTCGCGCTCATGCGCTTTGCCCGCAGGTTTGGCAGCCGCCCACGCCGGAGAGGCGACGAGCATCGACGCCACCAAAATCGGCCATCCTTTCTTCAACATTACCAATTCCTCCTTTATTTTTTGGTAATGGCAGCTGGCTGGCATAGGTTTCCCCTTAGCCCCTGTAGCTTTGTGACGCTAAGTTTCCTTAGCTGTACCTTTCATCATCATTGTACCATGATTTTCTTCGCGAGGAAGTGAGACGAAATGACTATTTTCGACCTCTGAACCATTTCATATATATCTCAAACATTCCTGCTTCACCGTTAAATCCCTAGTTGAAGTTCGTGCACAGTATATTTGCTTTTTGTCACAACTCCCCGGTGCCGCAATGTTTCATGCACTTTCTCATTATACAAGCGAACGTTTTCATTCATGACCTTCCACTCAACCGACCGTTGATGGCAAAACCCATCGATATCATTGTCGAGATGTTTCACATAGCGATAGGGGCCAATGATCCCGATGCTGAGCCATGCTCCATTGCGAACCAACACGATATCCCCTTGTTCCATCGTATGGACAAACGCCCAGATTGCGCCAAGAGCGTTGCCAAGCTTCGCCCCCGAATAATGGTACACGTTGCGCAATCGCTCTTTCCGTTCATCTTTGCTTATGCCGTCCAAATTGCCGATCAGCGGCCAGCCAATCCCTATGACTTGATCGCGAATGAATTCGTCGTACCGCTGAAACCCATGCGGTTTCGTTTTCATTTGAAATACATGCGCCATTTCCAATCCCCCGTTTCCCTTTCAACCTCCGCCTTAGCCACACCGTCCCATCCATCAAAAAGCGACAGGCGCGTAACCACTTCAACTTCTTGCATGCTTCTTAAGAACGGCGGTAATCGCCTCAATCGTTTCTTTGGCGCCATCCGTCAACGCTTCAAATTTAAAGGCAATCGACTGGGCGTTTGGATTGATGGCCGTCCCTTCGTTTTGATCTCTGCGAAACGCCGTGATGGCCTCCAAATCTTGTTTGAGGCCATCGGGAAGCAACGCTCGTTCGAACCTCCAACTGACAATGCAGGGCTCTTTCGCTGTGTAATCGTTGGATCCTTCATATTGTATAGCCCCGATGCGCTTCTTCCCTTTCTCAGAAGCGGCATCATTCATAAACAACTGCACGGTTTGCTTTGCATGGCCATCACATAAATGCAAGCCTGCTTCCATCGATTTGTTTGCGATGAAATGAAAAATGGGTGCAATGGCAAAGCGGTACTCGAGCACCTTCATCTTTTCTCCCCCTCGCTTCCCAAAATACTCCCGGCAGGCTGTGATCCACAACGCCGCGTCGCCGTTGATGATCAACAGGTCTCGGCACGGGTCATAGGCATATTCCTTCATCAGCCACTCTTCAAACCGTTCCCACACGTCTCCCTCCCCTTCATGGAGGCAGCAGCGCCGGTTCACGAGCTCGAGCTGCGAACCGCTTCGTTTCCATCCCTCGTGAATCGCCAGGATTTTCTCTTCTTTCGCCCGTTTCCCTTTCCCCTGGCGGGAAACAGAGTCCTTCCGCCTCCACAAACAGCACCCGGCCGTGCCGTTGGGAAACAGGGCGGTGCAGCGAGACAGGGGCCTCGAGCACCAACTGGCGAATCGCCTCATGGCTCATGACCGCATACCCCACGATCGACTCGAGTGTGCGAGCTGCTTTGCGGTAGGAAGAGCACTCCACGACCAACTCGACCGCCGTTTCCTCGAGGCACGGACTGATCGACTGCGCTCCATCAAAGCCCAGTTCGGCATCCAGCAAGAAGGTATAGTCACCCGTTTGTCGATCATAGTAGTCGTTCCGACGGAACGTCACTTCTCCAAACAGCGTTTGGAGAAGTGGTCGGCCGTTTATCTTTCAGCTGATACCGCCGCTTGTCCCGCGCTTCCGCCAGTTGTTGATCGATCTCCTCCAAAAGGGCGGCCAACAAGACAGCGAACACCTTTTGAAGAGTTCTTACTAATTGTTCCTCCAGTTATTTTCATAAAAGTCATTCTGTGGTAAGATGTTTAATGGACTCCCTCCCTCCTGTTTTATGGATGTTGGTCATCACCATCATAGCAGGGAGAGAGTCCTTTTGCATGAGATCAGCTTTTTCCTACCGCGCTTCGCTTGGTACCCCCGACGAGCGTCGCGAACAAAAGTTCGCAATCCTCGTCGGGGATCATTTCGGAATGTCACCCACAAATATTTTACTCACACGGTTACGTCCAAAACTTTATCTATTGTTTTCTGCAACTAAAAAGTTAAGCGAAACGCAAGATTTTTTTTCAGCACCCCAAGCCTTTTTATAAGTTCATATAAGAATACCCGTGGTGCTAGATAAACTTGATCAAGCATAAAAATAGCCCTTGCTGGCGGATCTCCAGTAGAATGAAAGTGTCACCCAACATTCGAAAGGAGAGATCCCCCATGCAAGAGCACTTTCATTTTACTACAGATCCAGCCAAACTTCAAAAACAATATGCCGCTATTTTCTGTTTTGTTTCTGCCCAACTGTCGTTGATTCAAATGTATCTTCATCGCCGCAACCGTCACTTGGTCAAGCAAGAAGACGAAGTGGTCATGGCGGTTCACCTTTTGGGGAAGCTGCTGGGCTTTTCTTCCGAACGAGCCTGGCATCGTTTTGTCACGGGAAATTTGTTCACAAACGGCTCGTTTCTTGAACGCTCCCGATACAACCGCCGCTGCCGGGCGCTTGGTTTCGCCATCAAATGGATCCGTCATGAGCTGGCGAAACGTGGCCAACACCATGCTTATGCGGTCGTCGACAGCTTGCCTCTTCCGTTGTTGTTTTTTGCAAGCAAAAAATGCAGAGAAGTGCAAGAAAAAATACATAGGCTTGCCAGCTCAAGACTTAAGGTTCCAGACCGGAGGCAGAGGACGGCTGGATCGCGGAGAGAGCGTTCCGCAGTCGATAGCTCTCTCCCGTAAAGGCCAAGATGTGGGCGTGGTGAACCAAGCGATCCACCAACGCTGCCGTCAAACGGTTGTCCCCAAACACCCGATTCCACTGTCCAAATTCTAGATTCGATGTCACCATGACGCTTTTTCGCTCGTAACAGTCGGCGATAATATGAAACAACAGTTCCGATCCTTGCTTTTGAAACGGCACATAGCCGAGTTCATCCAAAATCAACAGTTCGCATGGGTCGAGGCTTCGTTTCAGCCGTCCGAGCGTGCCGTTTTTCAACGCCTCTTCCAGCTGGGCGACAAGATCCGCGACGCGGAAAAACCGAACCTCATGGCCTTGTTGGCACGCCTGAATGCCAAGTGCTGTGGCGAGATGGGTTTTCCCCGTTCCAGGTGAACCTAAAAGCAGAACGTTTTGCTTTCGCTCCAAAAAGCGAAGGTCACACAGTTCCTCCCTCGATGTCGTGGCTGGCCAATGGATATGACCCGACCATTCGTAATCCTTCAGCCATTTCAACTCCCGAAACTTGGCTTTCTTGATCAGCCGAGCCTGTTTCGCTTCTTGGCGGCACGACAGTTCCAGCGCCAATACATCCCGCAAAAACTGTTCTTTCGTTTCGAATCTCACCTCCTCGAATCGATCTGCGATATAGGCCAAATGCAGCGCTTTACAAATCTCTTTCACCTCTGCTCTCATCTCTGGACACCCCCTTCCCGAGCGGGATGAAGACGTTGATCATACACCGTTAAATCCGTTTCATAGTCGATTAGAACGGAAGGGGTGTATGATTCTTCCCACTTGTCCGGGTAATAGGAGTGCTTCGCTTCCATCAACACGCCGATTTCATGAGGAGCCAAGTCCCATCGCTGACTCTCCTCGAGCCACTGGGCGATTTCGTAAAGCGTGTGCCGATCCAACAGCGCTCGCAGTCCTTTCAAACGGGCCACCACCTGGGGCGGGGGGCCAGCCAGATACGTTCGGATCGCCTCCGGCAAGTACGTCCGGTAGCGGGAATGTCCGACAACCCGGGGTTTGGTCTCCCACTCAGCGAAAATCTCTTTCCAAGGGATTTCGCGTTTCACGTTCGTATACGGCCTGGGCGCTTCAAGATGGACGTCTCCATCGGAAGAGAACACAACGAAACGATTCCATTCTTTCTTCACCAACACCCGGTTGGGGACGGACAGGCCATGGACGACGAACGCCTTCCCATCCACCATCACTTCTCCGTACTTATTCACGTAAGCGTGATCGAGGGAGAAGATCGGAAGATCTTGTTCCGGCAACGCCAACAGCTCCGGTTGCTCTTCCTGCCATAGTTCCTCGATCCACCGCCCCTTTTCATAATGAGGACGGTTTCGGTCCTCGACCATCTTGCGATGCAGCCACTCCACCAGCTCCGGATCCGACTCCATCAATGGAGCGGGGATGAAACAAA
Above is a window of Geobacillus thermoleovorans DNA encoding:
- the istB gene encoding IS21-like element helper ATPase IstB, yielding MRAEVKEICKALHLAYIADRFEEVRFETKEQFLRDVLALELSCRQEAKQARLIKKAKFRELKWLKDYEWSGHIHWPATTSREELCDLRFLERKQNVLLLGSPGTGKTHLATALGIQACQQGHEVRFFRVADLVAQLEEALKNGTLGRLKRSLDPCELLILDELGYVPFQKQGSELLFHIIADCYERKSVMVTSNLEFGQWNRVFGDNRLTAALVDRLVHHAHILAFTGESYRLRNALSAIQPSSASGLEP
- a CDS encoding NUDIX hydrolase → MLRDIINAVLGVIIGVILGDPLKEAWGKFVKYMKRLLAKPKTIKDPSYFTIGNETTSFIVCDGDGVMTYSPENIETRVNNHAVELPSDLKILRREIEKAEDAKKQRGESYSWNGPLLSLEKYSILRTKVNEDMKVIFSFVPSDYYTFKALNMNLDKQLPSGYTIREKYLAGNTVRQPIPALANGVGVAITVITSDNYVILTKRSPESGVRPNELDISVVEAIHPSHDRKAVGQGPDLFNTAVRGAEEELGVVIPRENIKFLGFGVDEQYYQWNIIGIAHCKEKAEEIMKQRSRGIPGKWEMEQILFIPFKIRDVLYTIKNEKMWSTAKVALYWSLVFEYTKRGVDKEAEKLFK